A genomic window from Passer domesticus isolate bPasDom1 chromosome Z, bPasDom1.hap1, whole genome shotgun sequence includes:
- the NXNL2 gene encoding nucleoredoxin-like protein 2: MVDVFSGRLLVSKDGRSVDPEEALQNKVVGLYFSAGWCSPCRDFTPVLCDFYTELLEETEPPAPFEVVFISSDHSAEEMVGYMRAMHGDWLALPFHDPYKHDLKKKYNITAIPKLVIVKQTGEVITDKGRKQIRDKGLSCFRNWLEGADIFQNFSS, from the exons ATGGTGGATGTGTTCAGCGGGCGGCTCCTGGTCAGCAAGGATGGCCGCAGCGTGGACCCCGAGGAGGCCCTGCAGAACAAGGTCGTGGGCTTGTACTTCTCCGCCGGTTGGTGCTCGCCGTGCCGCGACTTCACCCCCGTCCTCTGTGACTTCTACacggagctgctggaggagaccGAGCCCCCCGCCCCCTTCGAGGTGGTCTTCATCTCCTCCGACCACAGCGCCGAGGAGATGGTGGGCTACATGCGCGCCATGCACGGGGACTGGCTGGCCCTGCCCTTCCACGACCCCTACAAGCA TGATCTGAAGAAGAAATACAACATAACAGCAATTCCTAAACTGGTGATTGTGAAACAAACTGGAGAAGTCATTACTGACAAGGGAAGAAAACAGATCAGAGACAAAGGGCTATCGTGTTTCCGGAACTGGCTTGAGGGTGCAGATATCTTTCAGAATTTTTCTAGCTAA